The following coding sequences lie in one Capnocytophaga stomatis genomic window:
- a CDS encoding RagB/SusD family nutrient uptake outer membrane protein: protein MKTLNYIFIIITLTLVGCNNLEQSPYDSIASKDAFEKVIDARAWVNGMYIRLRSSVYGGYMMTNDVQSDLLNATAIYGGRYEAFHRWETLKPDDINLEDFWRESYRTISNINEALSGFTRISVRDEEERELLNQYTGELHLGRAYIYTRLVTSFCKVYDQATAQSDLGVPLELVFNTKTKNVRASLQETYNQILSDITKAETLLENKNGEEGADTFTIDAVKILKARVLLFMGQWSEAYKNANEILSTYPLASSSEELQKMWHNDSKSESITQLYVAKPDQLPSTNGIYILESRGKVRPYYIPTQWIVDLYGDDDYRRDIYFRKETIEVGFNDDVPDIYIVNKYPGNPELETGKENPDYAHAPKVFRVAEAYLIASEAAFKNNDQANALYHLNEIKKSRGLQTVNLSGNALWEEIKTERLREFAFEGFRLFDLKRWKEPVIRRNPQKIEALAKTLPTTQFHELNRSVDDFRFVWPIPSRDKLHGKLQQNPGW, encoded by the coding sequence ATGAAAACACTTAATTACATTTTTATAATCATAACATTGACCTTAGTTGGCTGTAATAATTTAGAGCAATCACCGTATGACTCCATTGCCTCAAAAGATGCGTTTGAAAAGGTAATTGACGCACGAGCCTGGGTAAACGGAATGTATATTCGGTTGCGTTCCAGCGTTTATGGCGGATATATGATGACGAATGATGTGCAGAGTGATTTGCTCAATGCTACTGCAATTTATGGAGGGCGTTACGAGGCCTTCCATCGATGGGAAACCTTAAAACCAGATGACATAAATTTAGAAGATTTTTGGAGGGAAAGTTATAGAACCATTAGTAATATCAACGAAGCTTTAAGCGGTTTTACACGAATTTCCGTTAGGGACGAAGAGGAAAGAGAATTACTCAATCAATACACGGGAGAACTTCATTTAGGGAGAGCGTATATCTACACGCGTTTGGTAACTTCGTTTTGCAAGGTTTATGATCAAGCAACAGCTCAGTCAGATTTGGGTGTTCCGTTAGAATTGGTTTTTAATACAAAAACCAAAAATGTAAGAGCTTCTTTACAAGAAACATACAATCAAATTCTGTCGGATATTACCAAAGCAGAAACGCTACTTGAAAACAAAAATGGAGAAGAAGGAGCCGATACCTTTACGATTGATGCGGTAAAAATACTTAAAGCCCGCGTATTGCTTTTTATGGGGCAATGGAGTGAAGCCTACAAAAATGCAAACGAAATTTTGAGTACATATCCGTTGGCTTCTTCCTCAGAAGAGCTACAAAAGATGTGGCATAATGATTCTAAATCAGAAAGTATAACTCAACTTTACGTAGCAAAACCAGACCAACTTCCTTCAACAAATGGTATTTACATTTTGGAGTCAAGAGGAAAAGTAAGGCCATACTATATTCCCACTCAATGGATTGTAGATTTGTACGGAGATGATGATTATCGAAGAGATATTTATTTCAGAAAGGAAACTATTGAAGTTGGGTTTAATGACGATGTGCCTGATATTTACATTGTGAATAAATATCCAGGTAACCCTGAGCTCGAAACGGGTAAAGAGAATCCCGATTATGCACACGCACCGAAAGTCTTTCGTGTCGCCGAAGCTTATTTGATTGCCAGTGAAGCTGCTTTCAAAAATAACGACCAAGCAAACGCATTGTACCATCTTAACGAAATTAAAAAATCTCGAGGTTTGCAAACTGTAAATCTCAGTGGGAATGCACTATGGGAGGAAATTAAGACGGAACGTCTACGGGAATTTGCCTTTGAGGGATTTCGCTTGTTTGATTTGAAACGATGGAAAGAACCTGTAATACGAAGAAATCCTCAAAAAATTGAGGCATTAGCCAAAACTTTGCCCACGACACAATTTCACGAACTCAATCGTTCAGTTGATGATTTCCGCTTTGTATGGCCTATTCCCAGTAGAGATAAACTTCACGGAAAATTACAGCAGAACCCAGGATGGTAA
- a CDS encoding SusC/RagA family TonB-linked outer membrane protein: MEVNNKKTLKWFGLVLFFCVFIQTALAQNRLITGKVVDEFGIPLHNISVTVKNTMRGVETDYNGMYRIEAKDGDVLIFYILGMEKQEHKVKPGIQTIDVEMVLEINELEDVVVVGYGSAKKVSTLVGSVVKIDRTQVSNKPSANLLDALQGKVAGLSIFSNSGEPYGMGSIRLHGIGSLYGGGDPLFILDGSPVSKKVVIMMNPSDFESVSVLKDASATSIYGTRAANGVIYITTRNGKNRQTPVISISSQYGFSSLASRKFFDDIMNVDEYAYYLVDKGYMTQEEVDALLRENPYSTRWDRVYFRNNVPNQQIDVSASGGGEKTNYYVSGSFFNQEGLMYRSGFKRYTGRINLRTSLTDWLDLNLSVSANYGEYMQNPYVGGMNASYGSLSILSPPIYTPVDGNGKRYDYIPGLEVPHPNYIADNHPAKTKNMNFIPQISFIVNPIENLTIKSQIGVEYINSIGYDFIYPSYIQRDNEISLSSSKQKAHTSRTSGENIIKTFTNTAEYVHNINGNNRFTFLLGQESVSYDNSHFLAISKGQTSDRATMLSHGTSDKDVGDGRSVSTYNSFFIRADYGHNNKYFFDISARRDGSSRFGKNNRYANFWSVGMLWKLKEEKFLKNSSWIDDLDLKFSVGTSGNSNALSDYASLSLVLNNQSYKDLPGYLLSGAGNPDIQWQKQLKTTLAVTLGMFKRADLTVEVYDRVINDMLGFVPRPSFSGSEGIVENGGKFQNRGIDATLAVSVVKGKDFYVTPFLSLNYNQEKILELHNNLPYIIGEQTPVSFVVGEPLLYFYPIFWRVNPEDGYSQWYLPGKDLIHTNIDANSVTNTFDAIALRQNTGIKRNPPFNGGFGLDAAYKNLSLRVAFAFSSGKYTINSDRYFTENPVGTISFPDSNQSRRVLDNWKKPGDVATFPAYEHGLPFTEYDSRLIEDASFIRMKDLTLSYSLPQKVLNQIGFFKDIRVFGTGRNLLTFTKYSGLDPEFDTSAGSAGANPGTKEYTFGIEIKF, from the coding sequence ATGGAGGTCAACAATAAAAAAACATTGAAATGGTTTGGACTTGTTTTGTTCTTTTGTGTTTTTATACAAACTGCTTTGGCACAAAATAGGCTGATTACTGGGAAAGTGGTCGATGAATTTGGAATACCACTTCACAATATAAGTGTTACGGTAAAGAATACGATGCGTGGTGTGGAAACGGATTATAATGGAATGTATCGAATAGAGGCGAAAGATGGCGATGTTTTAATCTTTTACATTTTAGGAATGGAAAAGCAAGAACATAAAGTAAAGCCAGGTATTCAAACTATTGATGTAGAAATGGTTTTAGAAATCAATGAGTTAGAAGATGTCGTTGTTGTTGGGTATGGTTCTGCTAAAAAGGTGAGCACTTTGGTTGGGTCAGTAGTAAAAATTGATAGGACACAAGTTTCTAACAAACCGTCGGCAAATCTTCTTGATGCCTTGCAGGGCAAGGTGGCAGGGCTTTCCATCTTCTCTAATTCGGGAGAGCCTTACGGAATGGGAAGTATTCGTTTGCACGGAATTGGCTCGTTATATGGGGGTGGAGATCCTTTGTTTATTCTGGACGGTTCACCAGTTTCCAAAAAAGTTGTGATTATGATGAATCCTTCTGATTTTGAAAGTGTTTCCGTTCTGAAAGACGCCTCGGCAACTTCCATTTACGGGACTCGTGCTGCCAACGGGGTAATTTATATCACTACTCGGAACGGAAAAAACAGACAGACACCAGTCATTTCAATAAGTTCGCAATACGGTTTTTCATCTTTGGCAAGTCGTAAATTCTTTGACGACATAATGAATGTTGATGAATATGCGTATTATTTGGTTGATAAAGGCTATATGACTCAGGAAGAGGTAGATGCACTTTTGAGAGAAAATCCTTATAGTACAAGGTGGGATAGAGTTTATTTCAGAAATAATGTACCTAATCAACAGATTGATGTTTCAGCCTCAGGAGGGGGTGAAAAAACCAATTATTATGTGTCTGGTAGTTTCTTTAACCAAGAAGGACTAATGTATCGTTCAGGTTTCAAGAGATATACGGGTCGAATAAATTTGAGGACTTCCTTAACCGATTGGTTAGATTTGAATTTAAGCGTATCCGCCAATTATGGAGAATATATGCAAAACCCTTACGTTGGAGGAATGAATGCTTCTTACGGAAGTTTGTCCATTCTTTCGCCACCTATTTACACGCCTGTTGACGGAAACGGAAAAAGATATGATTATATTCCTGGTTTGGAAGTTCCTCACCCCAATTACATTGCAGATAATCATCCTGCAAAGACAAAAAATATGAACTTTATTCCTCAGATAAGTTTCATTGTCAATCCAATAGAGAACCTGACAATCAAATCACAAATAGGAGTGGAATATATCAATTCTATTGGTTATGATTTCATATATCCTTCGTATATTCAGAGAGATAATGAAATAAGTTTGAGTTCGTCAAAACAAAAAGCCCATACTTCACGTACATCAGGAGAAAACATTATTAAAACCTTTACTAATACCGCAGAGTATGTACATAACATAAATGGGAATAATAGGTTTACTTTCCTATTGGGGCAAGAGTCAGTAAGTTATGATAATTCTCATTTTTTAGCTATTTCCAAAGGACAAACGTCTGACCGTGCAACAATGCTTTCTCACGGCACTTCTGACAAAGATGTGGGAGATGGGCGTTCGGTTAGTACGTACAATTCCTTTTTCATTCGTGCGGACTACGGACATAACAACAAGTACTTCTTTGATATTTCTGCTCGAAGAGATGGCTCATCACGTTTCGGAAAGAACAATCGTTATGCAAACTTTTGGTCGGTAGGAATGTTGTGGAAACTTAAAGAAGAAAAATTCTTAAAGAATTCCTCTTGGATTGATGATTTAGACCTGAAATTTAGTGTCGGAACAAGTGGAAATTCCAATGCTCTTAGTGATTACGCCTCTCTTTCTTTGGTTTTGAATAACCAGTCCTATAAAGATTTACCTGGTTATTTGCTTTCGGGGGCTGGAAATCCTGATATTCAATGGCAAAAACAGCTTAAAACTACATTAGCGGTAACTTTGGGAATGTTTAAGAGAGCTGATCTGACTGTTGAGGTTTATGACCGAGTTATCAACGATATGTTAGGCTTTGTACCACGCCCTTCTTTTTCGGGAAGTGAGGGAATTGTGGAAAATGGAGGGAAATTCCAAAATCGAGGAATTGATGCAACCTTAGCAGTAAGTGTTGTCAAGGGTAAGGACTTTTACGTAACGCCTTTCCTATCGTTAAATTACAATCAAGAAAAAATTTTAGAATTGCACAATAATCTGCCTTATATTATTGGGGAACAAACTCCTGTAAGTTTTGTAGTAGGCGAACCTTTGTTGTATTTTTATCCAATATTTTGGCGTGTAAATCCAGAAGATGGATATTCACAGTGGTATCTACCAGGTAAAGACTTGATACATACCAATATAGACGCTAACAGTGTAACTAACACATTTGACGCGATTGCATTAAGGCAAAATACGGGCATCAAACGAAATCCGCCATTTAATGGGGGCTTCGGGTTAGACGCGGCTTATAAAAACCTCAGTTTACGAGTTGCTTTTGCTTTTTCTTCTGGAAAATATACAATAAATAGTGATCGTTATTTTACTGAAAATCCTGTTGGGACAATATCCTTTCCTGACTCCAATCAAAGCCGTAGGGTGCTTGACAATTGGAAGAAACCAGGAGATGTTGCAACGTTTCCTGCTTATGAACACGGATTGCCTTTTACCGAGTATGACAGTCGTTTGATAGAGGATGCCTCTTTCATTCGTATGAAAGATCTTACGTTGAGTTATAGCTTGCCACAAAAGGTTCTTAATCAAATAGGTTTTTTTAAAGATATACGTGTTTTTGGTACAGGTCGTAATTTGTTGACCTTCACCAAATATTCCGGATTAGACCCTGAGTTTGACACATCGGCGGGTTCCGCAGGAGCTAATCCCGGAACGAAAGAATATACTTTTGGAATAGAAATAAAATTTTAA
- a CDS encoding BT_3987 domain-containing protein — protein sequence MKKIILALAAVSFLAACESQLDPKFELPKPESSFGAFSESALINKINPEASSSNLSADGTYTFVAKLGHPAKEDGTITLAKSDLQKLVKDYNDFKGVFDYVLFPETHYEFVEGTFKKGDNSGEVQVKLKEYESLEQGDYILPLIVNMDGKKMMHPVFIRKDADYVAISETNKKPMPSGDYNCPNRKEPMKMVAYVETNDWDIRNMGQFILKESKKPVFDIVILFAANMNYDAKAGRRVLHFNDKLQPIVNDPEKYIKPLTYRGIKVLIDILPNHQGVGYYNFQNYEEALDFARQCKHYTDKLGIDGWDIDEEYARYDVLPEKPEKGNQSLLWFMRAMKEVMPDKLLTLYDYGHNLRYDSVDETGKKPKDYLDYSWANYSEDHGSFAGIPDERYGKLSIEAAQGGLNTYNAKYRAEQNLRDCMGLLMIFNINGRTIKGGRAATALSEATKLFYGEECIFEGKYHNGPKD from the coding sequence ATGAAAAAAATAATTTTAGCACTCGCAGCAGTATCTTTTTTGGCTGCCTGTGAATCACAATTAGACCCAAAATTTGAACTTCCAAAACCTGAAAGTTCTTTTGGTGCATTTTCAGAGAGTGCCCTAATTAACAAAATAAATCCCGAAGCTTCTTCTTCTAACTTATCAGCAGACGGAACATACACATTTGTTGCTAAATTGGGACATCCTGCAAAAGAAGATGGTACAATTACCTTAGCAAAGTCCGATTTGCAAAAGTTAGTAAAAGATTACAATGATTTTAAAGGAGTGTTCGACTATGTTCTTTTCCCTGAAACTCATTATGAGTTCGTTGAAGGAACCTTCAAAAAAGGAGATAATTCAGGTGAAGTTCAAGTAAAATTGAAAGAATACGAGAGCTTGGAGCAAGGTGATTACATTTTGCCTTTAATTGTCAATATGGACGGAAAGAAAATGATGCACCCTGTGTTTATCCGCAAAGATGCTGATTATGTAGCCATTTCAGAAACAAACAAAAAGCCAATGCCTTCTGGGGATTACAACTGTCCTAATCGCAAAGAGCCTATGAAAATGGTAGCTTATGTAGAAACCAATGATTGGGATATCCGCAATATGGGGCAATTTATCTTGAAGGAAAGCAAAAAACCTGTTTTTGACATAGTGATTCTCTTTGCTGCCAATATGAATTACGATGCAAAGGCGGGAAGACGTGTCCTGCATTTCAACGATAAATTACAACCCATTGTAAACGACCCTGAAAAATATATTAAACCTTTAACATACAGAGGTATAAAAGTACTTATTGACATATTACCAAACCATCAAGGAGTAGGATATTACAACTTCCAAAATTACGAAGAAGCTCTTGATTTTGCTCGCCAATGCAAGCATTACACCGATAAGCTGGGTATTGATGGCTGGGATATTGATGAGGAGTATGCAAGGTACGATGTGCTACCAGAAAAACCTGAAAAAGGCAATCAGTCTCTTTTATGGTTTATGAGAGCAATGAAAGAGGTAATGCCTGATAAATTATTGACATTGTACGATTACGGACACAATCTGAGGTATGATTCCGTTGATGAAACAGGCAAAAAACCTAAGGATTACTTGGATTACAGTTGGGCGAATTATAGCGAAGATCACGGCTCTTTTGCTGGAATTCCTGATGAACGTTATGGGAAACTATCAATAGAAGCTGCACAAGGAGGGTTAAATACGTACAACGCCAAATATAGAGCAGAACAAAATCTTCGAGATTGTATGGGCTTGCTGATGATTTTCAACATAAATGGAAGAACTATAAAAGGAGGTAGGGCTGCCACCGCTTTAAGCGAAGCAACCAAACTTTTTTACGGAGAAGAATGTATTTTCGAAGGAAAGTATCATAACGGACCCAAAGATTAA
- a CDS encoding DUF1735 and LamG domain-containing protein has product MKFTKLAFIAMSCLSVISCSNEEKEGGELFEQQAILYKLEGTSRKQADFSQKTSVSASISDVGTKKEERFVVALAKENMQDVSVHLSLSPQEVEKYNKTYGTAFLPFPEKNIELTSTLNIKAGNVTSDVGNVKMAISPELKDNTPYMFAVTMNSASGANVMKTSKTLFYTVELVKGQINKTIRIKSDAYLEPSKRVAVGTPFTMEGLIYVDEFSPTEANISTFMGIEGNALMRFGDSGVDPDHLQASGTDIGIKFKPKKWYHIAMVVDNSKTTMYVDGKKIIEFASTKDLNSYGDGFYIGRSYNGNRGINAHFSEIRIWNVARSGAQISENMYEVDEKNSDLYAYWKMNEVVDNKIKDATGNGRDLVMKGQKGAIEGQIVKMTVFEEDAPVKVD; this is encoded by the coding sequence ATGAAATTCACAAAATTAGCATTTATAGCGATGAGTTGCCTCTCTGTAATATCCTGTTCAAATGAGGAAAAAGAAGGAGGCGAATTATTTGAGCAACAAGCGATTCTATATAAATTAGAAGGTACAAGCCGAAAACAAGCCGATTTTTCTCAAAAAACCTCTGTTTCTGCGTCTATCAGCGATGTAGGAACGAAAAAAGAAGAACGATTTGTTGTGGCTTTGGCTAAGGAAAATATGCAAGACGTTTCTGTTCATTTAAGCCTTAGTCCTCAAGAAGTTGAAAAGTACAACAAAACTTACGGAACTGCGTTTTTGCCTTTTCCTGAGAAAAACATTGAGCTTACCTCTACTTTAAACATCAAAGCAGGAAACGTAACTTCTGATGTAGGAAATGTAAAGATGGCTATTTCTCCGGAATTGAAAGACAATACTCCGTATATGTTTGCCGTAACGATGAATTCTGCAAGCGGAGCCAACGTAATGAAAACTTCCAAAACCTTGTTCTACACCGTAGAATTAGTAAAAGGGCAGATTAATAAAACTATTCGTATAAAATCAGATGCTTATCTTGAACCTTCAAAAAGAGTTGCTGTAGGAACTCCGTTTACTATGGAAGGGCTTATTTATGTAGATGAATTTTCTCCGACAGAAGCAAATATCAGTACCTTTATGGGAATTGAAGGAAATGCCTTAATGCGTTTTGGTGACTCAGGAGTTGACCCAGACCATTTACAAGCCAGCGGTACAGACATAGGAATCAAATTCAAACCTAAAAAATGGTATCATATAGCTATGGTCGTTGATAATTCAAAAACAACAATGTATGTAGATGGTAAAAAAATAATAGAATTCGCTTCCACAAAAGATTTGAATTCTTACGGAGACGGGTTCTATATAGGAAGAAGTTACAACGGAAATAGAGGAATTAATGCCCATTTCTCTGAAATCAGAATTTGGAATGTAGCTCGTTCAGGTGCACAAATAAGCGAAAATATGTACGAAGTTGATGAAAAGAATTCGGACTTGTACGCTTACTGGAAAATGAACGAAGTCGTTGATAATAAAATCAAAGATGCTACAGGTAACGGCAGAGATTTGGTAATGAAAGGACAAAAAGGAGCGATAGAAGGACAAATAGTCAAAATGACTGTTTTTGAAGAAGATGCTCCTGTAAAAGTTGATTAA
- a CDS encoding glycoside hydrolase family 18 has translation MMKKIGIIFGLLAVACSKVEPIEVIAPQRDIDTETLKKYKSQAELEKRNIVMGMMYNWGKESGAFLMNTPDSLDIVVIKSGYDNITEDLKNDMQFAQEKKATKVLLGVDFESAYQQYEAEKEQAIGAQITEKEQEWKISNERLTSQEKKEVFKKIEQEVTENLASVANQKLEKQAAELLNIVKSNGFDGISVEFPQNLNEVYSTENLDKFLAEITKEAGKGKKLLFVAENPHGNDTTTAEVKPIDSANWIVYRKLGKQLFKNFDEQAQSWSNFRYLPSADFTEEDLAEGFGDSQIFVPGGRLNRIIDVINWKGSNKGGVAYYHIEKNYYDKLGDVTFKTLRNAIGKLQSQN, from the coding sequence ATGATGAAAAAAATAGGAATCATTTTCGGATTATTAGCTGTGGCGTGCAGTAAAGTTGAGCCAATTGAAGTTATTGCTCCTCAGCGAGATATCGATACCGAAACATTGAAGAAATACAAGTCCCAAGCCGAATTGGAAAAAAGAAATATCGTGATGGGAATGATGTACAATTGGGGAAAAGAAAGCGGTGCTTTTTTGATGAACACCCCCGATAGCTTGGATATCGTTGTAATAAAAAGCGGATATGATAACATAACCGAAGATTTAAAAAACGATATGCAATTTGCTCAAGAGAAAAAAGCAACCAAAGTACTTTTAGGAGTTGATTTTGAAAGTGCATATCAACAATATGAAGCCGAAAAAGAACAGGCAATAGGTGCACAAATAACTGAAAAAGAGCAAGAATGGAAAATTTCGAACGAGCGACTAACTAGCCAAGAAAAGAAAGAAGTTTTCAAAAAAATTGAGCAAGAAGTTACCGAAAATCTGGCAAGCGTAGCAAATCAAAAATTAGAAAAACAAGCTGCTGAATTGCTTAATATTGTCAAATCAAACGGATTTGACGGAATCAGTGTTGAATTTCCTCAAAACTTGAACGAGGTGTATTCTACTGAAAATCTGGACAAATTTCTAGCAGAAATCACAAAAGAAGCAGGCAAAGGAAAAAAACTTCTCTTTGTGGCAGAAAATCCGCACGGTAATGATACAACAACAGCAGAGGTTAAACCTATTGACTCGGCTAATTGGATAGTATATCGCAAATTAGGAAAACAATTATTCAAGAATTTTGACGAGCAAGCACAAAGTTGGTCTAACTTCAGATACTTGCCTTCAGCTGATTTTACTGAGGAAGATTTAGCCGAAGGTTTTGGAGATTCGCAAATCTTCGTTCCGGGCGGAAGATTGAATCGTATCATTGATGTGATTAACTGGAAAGGCTCTAACAAAGGCGGTGTGGCATATTATCACATCGAAAAGAATTACTATGACAAGTTGGGTGATGTAACTTTCAAAACCCTGCGAAATGCCATCGGTAAACTACAATCTCAGAATTAA
- a CDS encoding SusD/RagB family nutrient-binding outer membrane lipoprotein, producing MKKSIIIASIALIVGSCTKDFEKMNQDQYGITAKELDRIPQGGNQLIDLQKLILPEQENSYQMCFDLYATGYSGYATTKFTGDYQTYNPRAGWFSYPFNDTYPKIYKAYNELKKISKGDYDKPYFALGSIYRVAITHWLTDTYGPLPYSQMKEGQQQVPYDSQKDLYLSFCEELVKSIEGLKKVDASDREYAPFDNVYKGDMQKWIKYANSLLLRISVRMSKAAPAEAKKYAEMAVSGGVITANADNAQLVTLDNPAFKVSASWGDSRVSADITEYMNAFSDPRRAKYFTEVDGRRQKYFGCRSGAPNIAFTKDNYSLPNLQKNSPIMIFSAAEVAFLKAEGALKNWNMGGSAEELYKQGVKLSFEQWGAEDATAYLTNDSQRGAFLDEKEAGYDDASFNSSITVAWENANNDEQRLAKIITQKWIAMFPYGSHEGWAEWRRTGYPNLLPAIENKSGGSVKTISQQNGKDVGGMRRLPFSTKEYEGSNLKNIQEAVNLLGGADNGGTDLWWAR from the coding sequence ATGAAAAAGTCTATTATAATAGCGTCAATTGCCCTTATTGTAGGAAGTTGCACCAAGGATTTTGAAAAAATGAATCAAGACCAGTATGGGATTACAGCGAAAGAACTGGACAGAATACCGCAAGGTGGTAACCAGTTGATTGACTTGCAAAAGTTGATACTCCCTGAGCAAGAAAACTCATACCAAATGTGTTTTGACTTATATGCAACGGGTTATTCGGGATACGCAACCACCAAATTTACAGGAGATTACCAAACATATAATCCAAGAGCAGGTTGGTTCAGTTATCCTTTTAACGATACGTACCCCAAAATTTACAAAGCATATAACGAGTTAAAAAAGATTTCAAAAGGAGATTATGACAAACCTTATTTTGCATTAGGAAGCATTTATCGGGTGGCTATTACTCACTGGCTAACAGACACCTACGGACCTCTTCCTTATTCGCAGATGAAAGAAGGGCAACAGCAAGTACCTTATGATTCTCAAAAAGATTTGTATTTGAGTTTCTGTGAGGAATTGGTAAAATCTATCGAAGGATTGAAAAAAGTAGATGCATCCGACAGAGAGTACGCTCCGTTTGACAATGTTTACAAAGGAGATATGCAAAAATGGATTAAATATGCAAATTCATTGCTTCTTCGTATTTCTGTAAGAATGTCAAAAGCAGCTCCTGCCGAAGCCAAAAAATATGCTGAAATGGCAGTTAGTGGAGGAGTAATTACAGCCAATGCCGACAACGCTCAGCTGGTAACGCTTGATAATCCAGCCTTTAAAGTAAGTGCCTCTTGGGGAGATTCACGCGTAAGTGCTGACATTACCGAGTATATGAATGCTTTTTCTGACCCACGTCGTGCGAAATATTTCACAGAAGTAGATGGTAGAAGACAGAAGTATTTCGGTTGCAGAAGTGGAGCTCCAAACATTGCTTTTACAAAAGATAATTATTCATTGCCAAATCTTCAAAAAAACTCTCCGATTATGATTTTCTCGGCTGCGGAAGTCGCTTTCTTGAAAGCCGAAGGAGCTTTGAAAAATTGGAATATGGGCGGTTCTGCCGAAGAGTTGTACAAGCAAGGAGTTAAGCTTTCATTTGAACAATGGGGAGCAGAAGATGCTACTGCTTATCTGACCAACGACAGCCAAAGAGGAGCTTTCCTTGATGAAAAAGAAGCCGGATACGATGATGCTTCTTTCAATTCTTCAATTACAGTGGCTTGGGAAAATGCAAACAACGATGAGCAACGATTAGCAAAAATCATCACACAGAAATGGATTGCAATGTTCCCGTACGGTTCACACGAAGGTTGGGCAGAATGGCGTAGAACAGGTTATCCGAATTTACTTCCGGCTATTGAAAACAAAAGCGGAGGTTCGGTAAAAACCATCTCTCAACAAAACGGAAAAGATGTTGGAGGAATGCGAAGATTACCATTCTCTACCAAAGAATACGAAGGAAGTAACCTTAAAAACATTCAAGAAGCTGTTAATCTGTTAGGAGGAGCGGACAACGGAGGCACTGACCTTTGGTGGGCAAGATAA